Genomic segment of Euleptes europaea isolate rEulEur1 chromosome 6, rEulEur1.hap1, whole genome shotgun sequence:
attgttaaagaaAACAAGACTTGTCATCTACAATTTAATTTCTGCGAAGAACCACTGGGACAAGCAGTTTAactctgaaaaaataaaataaaagaaataacccTTAAGAAATAAAGATTGGCCACAGCTAAGCCTGTAGAAGTGGTGCACAGTACCCTTGAAAATAGGAAAGTGATAGATCAAGCATATCAAGATGGCCCTGTGCAGCCTTCTCTCTCTGCTTCAGAAAGGTGTATGGACATGGTAGGTTCCTATGGCTTCAATACTGCAGTGCTAAATCAGAAGCACCACAAAGACACAGGAAGATTCCTTTAGTTCAAAAGGGTACATTTGAGTCACCAAACAAAACTGAGATGGTGGCAAAGATTGCATGGCCAACACTGAAGCTTGATTGAGCTCCTCCTGTGGTATGAACTTCCACATTACCAGCACTTGTATGTTAGTACCATAGGCTTTGGGAGTACGTGGCATGTACTATTGAACCCTTTCACAAAAACTGAAGATGCTGGAagctttattcagaaatcatatcTTGTTGTTGAACTCTTTAACATGCCTAGGACAGAAATAAAAAAACCTTTATGTTAATAAATGCCACATTTAAACTTTTCTTCATGAAGCCTCCTTTATTTCAAGAAGTCCTTTCATGAATACTGCTTGAAATTCCCTTTATCACAAGAGATCAGAAATGGAAGCCTAGGACCTTTATATGCAAGGCGTTTACATGGGGGGTGGGAACTTCAAAATGAATGTAGTAAGCATTGCTATAAGCTGTAACTGCCAAGCAATCTCTCGCAGATTCCAGATGACTAGAATTATGTATGAACTGGTTCACGTTTTGTCACTGGAAGGAGGAACATGGTTGGCAAGGAACTGGGCAAAAGATTTGGCCCAGGGGGACCAGCTGTTGCCacagagggttggatcctatcAGTCTGTTCATTGGCGTATTTATCTGGCAAGAGGCACTTCCCCTGGCATAAGCTCTTGAAGACTCCTTCCACCTAAGAAGAACATGCAACCAGTAAGTTCCAACCAATTTTAAAGCCATATATGAAGATCTCTGAATCCTCCACTAGGTATAGTGTCAATTTATTTACTCAGAAAAacgacagtttttaaaaagggtgtTTATTGACTTAATTTAAGCAGTATGTGAAAGTGTAAGAGAATTCTGTTCTTCCTTATACTATGCGCAAGACTCATCCTCTTGTTTCATCTGCTCGATCAGTTTCTGTCTCTCAGCGGCTTGGCGCATCCGCATCATCACAAGACTTTCATAGTCGCGTTCAGAAACCACAGAACCCTGAGAAATAAGTGACAGCAGTAAATGTTAGGTGAATTCAATGTTTGCATATTTAGAAATCTTTTCTGGTAacattcaaaaggaaaaaaaaacatcacAACAGCACACAAAGGAAGTGTCAGCACCTCTCACAACAATATGCAGAATCTATAGGGCTGCTGTGACTGTCACTGCTAACTCATGACTTCTTCCAGTAAAATCTGCTCCACAGCATGCTAAGGACTCAACAGAACTAAAGCAGAACTAAAATTGTACAAGTGTAATCACTATTCATCTGAACACTCTTCACTTGGCAGCAGCAAGATTTGGGCCGTGCCCTTTCTTTTCTGCTAATAACATTGTAAAGGGTTAGAAATCATGatcaatttatttcattttttttaagaacatgGGTCACCTTGAACCATTTCCTAACttgataaaatatttaaaaactcgCACTCAGAACACCCAGATTCTGTAAAATGACATGGATGCCCAGAAGAAATGGTCCTGTCAAGTCAAATGGTTACATTCAGAAGGTATGCAGTGCCTGAGAATGTGATCAAGAAAATATGTAAAATCTACAGAATCAGTTTCTGCTGGTGACCAGCTGTTGCTGGTGAATCTTTAGAGGACTTTCTCAGAGAGCTGATAGGAAGCAAGCACAGTGACCAAATGCATGGCAAAGGAGATGTAACAACAGAAATGCCTTCACTTCTGAAGTTGTGCATGGAATGGGGAAAAGGTAAGGGCTACAGGGCAAGAAGATCCGTATCAGGACAGTGAAGCATCAGGAGTACTACTAAAGGGAAGAGCACTTCCTGAGTGAGGTAAAAAACTGATGGGAAACCCCCTGAAGTAAATAACTTAGAAGCACAGTGGGAAGACTGTCTGGGTGCTAAACAAGACACAATCGTTGTCTTCTGAGCCCTACTCATAAGCTCCCCTTCTTACTCTCTTACTCTCGAAAGCCCAAGGGTAAAAGGACCTCTGGGTATCTGCCAGACCTCCAATTCCAAGTTTAaggcttcctccttcccctccaagTCTGGGATGTTTAGGCAACGCAAGCTCCATAGAAGAGATAGTCAAGGGATGGAAATAGAGAAATAGGGATACAAGAGCAACTCGCATGGAGCCACCCAAAGCAAAAATTCTGTGAATTAGCGACAGCCAGCGTTTAATGGTTAGAATGTTGAATTAAGGAGgttcgggttcaaatccccactcttgcaTGAAAcacactgagtgaccttggtcccatcactgcctctgaacctaacttacctcacaggaatgTCAgcataaaatgggggagggaagaactATGTACACGGCTCTGGGTTTCTTGGCGGAAGGGCAGGGTAAACATGTAATAAGATAAACACTTTACAGCTGCAACGGTTCTCTCATTATAGATGGAATTCATTACCACATGGTGGTGACAGCCAGCTTAAGCAGCAAGGGCAGGTCGTTCAGTGACCATGAGCCATTATATCTAAAAGGAACGTTCAAGTGCAGAGGCGATGCATTTCTGAGTACCGGATAATGTGGagaaacaaccaccaccaccaatggtcATTACCACAAAGCGCTTGCAAGCTTCCACAGCCATTTGTCCAGCTACTGCTGGAAACAAAAAGTTTGCCTACATCTGACTCAGCATGGCAATTTCCATGTTCTGTAAGATATGTCACTCTTTGCCCTATGCCTTCACACCATTTGTTACTTAGCACATGGACAATGAAGTTAGGGATGTACGATGATGCTCAGTACAGATTCCAAAGGGGTAGCTTTTGTGAGGCAAAGCTCACTCGCTCAGATATGGAGAAGCCTCTTACAGAATCAAAGTCTATGTTTTAGGTATCGTGAGAGAGAAGAGGTAAATTTCAGCAGCCAAGTCAGCCACATTTAAACAGTAACATTCAACACAACTGTGGTTCAATGATGGCTCTTTAGAGCTCTTGAGACACTACAAACATGCTGTTATGTTGCTGCATGTGAGTCATGAGTGCTAGAAATCTCTCTCATCACCTGACGCACTTCATTTCAACATTCTGGAAAAAAGAAATTTCCCATTTCTAACCATAATTAAAATTACATGAACTGACTTGAACTTGGCAGAAATAGAAATAAAGCCTACTGAGTACTATTcctgatctccccccacccccagtagtcACATTGAAGCATGATATGAAAATAGTTCAAATATCCCACAGAAGTCTAGATTCTCCTGAGGCTCTGTAGCAAAGGTTGGCGCTTCACGGCTCTACACACACCTACTTCCTGCAATCTCAGCAATTAACTAATAGTGTAAATCCCAGCTTCTGACGtgactgagtcagcaagggcTTGGCACAGAACGCACACAAGGGAACCGCAGCCTGAGAAACAAACGAGGAACCGAGGAGAGGCAAGTGGAGAGCAAAGAGAAACACTGAAGGAAAGGGGTTCAAGAAGAACAGTGGAGGAGGCAGAGCCCCTGACCCAAGGCAGGAGACCACTGACAGACTGACTCCGCTTCCTTCACAAATCCACTCGAGGCTCCTTCCCTGGTCCGCCCTCTCACAGTAAGTAATAACTCCCACATTTATTCTCTTTCTTCTTAGCTTCCTTACTATTTTAATTCATGAATCTTTTGAGCTTATCTTTTTGGTAATAGGCTGTTCTATTTATGATGAGCAGATAGCGACCTCTTTAGCACAGAATATTAAGATGTCCCCAATACTGTTTAATGTTCTGGAAGAGGAATAAAACTGATTCATACAATGATGTTCCAATGCTGACCTTCACTTATTTGATTTGGCAGCTCGTGTTAGAAGTCAGACTCAACAATTCCTTTCTGTGTTAAAGTGATCTATACTGGTAAAAGTGATCTAAAGGCCTAAACGTATAATCTGCATTAAGTGGACCAGACAGGTGGAGGGAGAGGTCAAGGACTGACTAATGAGTAGTGAAAAAGTCTGGAGGCAGTGGATACACAGAAAAGGTAGGTCATGAAGATGGTGCAGAAAAATCTGGTCTTACAGAAAGAGATGAATAAAGAAAAGTGACCTGATGATAGACAAAAGGAACAATAGGGCAGAAAAAATGCTATGGGCAGTATATGTGTGCGTGGAAGAGAAAAATTTATGATCTGGTACaaaatgatgtagtggttaagagtggcggactctaatctggagaaccgggtttgattccccactcctcatggagcctgctgggtgaccttgggccagtcagagttctctcagaactctctcagcccacacagaggcaggtgatggcaaaccacctctgaatgtctctttccttgaaaaccctacagggtagccataagtcatctgtgacttgacggcaccgtACACACACTCACAAAACGGTGTGGAAGAAGGGGTGCTTTTCTCAGCCATTTTTACTGCAAAAAGTAAAAAAGCAAGTCATTGAAACTCATGAAAGAAAttatgtaaaagaagaagaacacaGAGGAAAACTGGCTGCAGGATTACAGAATTTGGGGTGATGGGGTAATTCTAAAAAGACCAGTGGATAGAGAGATGGTTTGAGGCAGTGGTAAAGAAAGATCTGCAGATGTGACATAGGGCAGGGATCAGTCACTAGTATCACTTACCCACTTATGAAGAGGTACTATACCTCTTCGTATTCAGCAACTAAAATCGAAACCATCACTGGAATGGactggatcaagggtctgatggTGAGTTAACCCCTTAAACCATGGCTGCTGCAGATGTAAGGGTCAAGCACGAAACCTCCCCTCACTGACCCTCCTACCTGTTTATATGCTGtgtttaattgtgtgtgtttaaagctagttttaatatttttaattgctcgctaccttggcaaccctaaagttgggtggaaaggcagcatataaatggtttaaacaaataaacaaaccccATACTGAGCATAGCAAAAATTCATTCTGCGACATCTCAACAGGTTGGGATGATAGAACCATGAGCTTCCTAATTTCTGATGCTTACAAAAATTATTATTCATGTTCTAAAAACTACCATtggttttaaaatacaaaaaagctGAAGCCCATTTTGTATTTGTCTTCCTGTATTTGGAAGGGAGTGCAGCAGGCATGGAAATGTTGGGAACCAAGGTAGTTTACTATTCCAGCCTTATTTCGTAGGCTAGGAAGATTACCTTCAAACACATACTAGTGCATTCGTTACCTACTGGTTCCTTCAATACAGTTGGCACCATGACCAAGTATGCTCTTATGGGAAAGCCAAtttgttgttgctctttttttctcttctgttcCAGGAATTGTTAAGAAAGGAGATGGTCCAGACTTCCGGAGCCTCGTGTTAGCTTGAGGTCAAGGCCTAAGGCCTCCTCCACTCTAGAAGGGCCAGCCACCAGTCTTTTACTATTTCCCTCACCATGGACACTTGGCAGAGAGGATCTGTCAGGTCCTCAGGCTTCTTCAAGCGCCTCTCACTCCGGAGGAACAAGAAACTGGGCAGTCAAGTAATTATCTTGAATCAGAACAGCCAGACGCTAGACTCCAATGGACAATACAACAAAAGGGAGCTCCTAAGAGACCTGAAAGGGAAGTCGAACTACCTCTCCTGTCAGAGTGAGCAAAACCTAGCCACCAAGATGCAGCCGCCTCCCAAACCACCGCGACTGTACCTGGACAGCACCAGCTGCCCCAACATAATAGACCACACTGATTTGCCCTCTGCAGAGGATTCCTTTCCAAGCACTCCCCGTCACTCCCATAAGGCCACTCAGACACCGTCAGATCTTTTTTGCAAGAACCAAGATACGGACTGGTGCCACTCTGAAACCATCTCATGGTACAGTACGCCTGATCCATCtgaccctttcttttctttcaaacTAGACTTGGGCCCCTCGCTTCTTGAAGACATTCTGCAGACACTCAAAAGCCAGAATTTGCTACTGAATTAATTACCACTTTAGCTGTTCTAGTTGAAACCAAGGAATTAATAATCATCCTGGACTACTGGTTTTCCTTCACTATGAGTACACGACCCAAGGCGTTTTAGGTGCACCATTCTCACCAAGCCTTTTACGGTAAACTACGCAGGCAAAACCACCACCATGCATTGGATACCAATGCTTCCATTCCTCTCACATTTGCAATCGTTTCTCTTTGCTATCTCAGTGGGCTTAATTTTGGTGTGCAAGGAATACATTTGTACCCTTGAGTCATTTAAGAGTCTAGAGCAAATGTGCATGTAGAGTGGGTGGTTGTGGCACAAAGTGGAATGTACAGGTTTGTTTGAACATTATCTTCACAATCCCAGCTACATATATCTCAAAATCAAAGCTGTGGCATAAAAGACCAGGTCAGAAACAGAAAGAAGAGCCTTGCAACCAGAAGTACGGGCAACTCAGAATAGAAAGATTGTCCTCTATTCCAGTGCATAATGTTCTTCATTTATTCCAATTCATGGGCACATTTAAGCAGCTGGGAATTCACTGTAATTATTTCTCTTTTTAGTCAACATAGGGGAAAGGAATTTATAACAATTGCTTCTACAAGTCACTTGTGAAGAAATGAGCCAGAAAGTATATATTCCTGTCCCTATTAACATATTTACGGGGTCTTTTTTGTGCTACCATCAGTCTCTGTTAACAGTGTGACTGGAGAAACTCTGAACATTTCATCTGTGCAGTGTGAGGGATCTTGAAGGAAAAGTAATAAAGTTACTGTTCTGCATCCCTCCCTTAAAGTAAAAGCCAGCCACGTTGGTCCACAAGGCTTGCTTAGTTGATCAGATGGCTCCGTGGCTTTGTCAGGAGTTACTGATTTAGAATTGCTACCCTGAGCTGTCCACCTTTGTTTACACGTGCAGGTAATCCTAGCCACATACCTTTACTCATAGATCAGTCTCAGTAGAAAGCATGCTTGAAGTGAATTCTGAACACCACCTATTTTTGCATAGCTGAGATAATGACACCCATCATTTAAAGCTAAAGCAAGCCAAGAGTTCCTAATTAACCTGGAGCTCT
This window contains:
- the C6H15orf62 gene encoding uncharacterized protein C15orf62 homolog, mitochondrial, whose protein sequence is MDTWQRGSVRSSGFFKRLSLRRNKKLGSQVIILNQNSQTLDSNGQYNKRELLRDLKGKSNYLSCQSEQNLATKMQPPPKPPRLYLDSTSCPNIIDHTDLPSAEDSFPSTPRHSHKATQTPSDLFCKNQDTDWCHSETISWYSTPDPSDPFFSFKLDLGPSLLEDILQTLKSQNLLLN